A single genomic interval of Oryza sativa Japonica Group chromosome 7, ASM3414082v1 harbors:
- the LOC124629405 gene encoding uncharacterized LOC124629405: MREEVRSSSAAPPDPPPRSASPPATPVASSAGASSPPAQTNAASIDWLGGEPISKVESSSQIAPHAPRPSLSTNAAGAAVDFSQPSCRPWERGDLLRRLATFKSSTWASKPKAASSLACARRGWVNIEMDKIACESCGAHLIFTALTSWSPAEVANAGEAFAEQLDASHLGDCPWRGNSCADSLVQFHLTPSALVGGFKDRCDGLLQFISLPVIAKSAIESMKLTRSPQIDRVLSQAITILSGELGYKTDSTTGIDINHQDESCSYSQAQKLISLCGWEPRWLPNVQDWEENSTRSAKHTASADPDQIHSRLPEHKQNSYSASVKKDKGKGKIHVKDSGCSMRSPLLDCSLCGATVRIWDFRSVPRPSHLSINNIDAPDMRKGVLTRGISATSGINGWVAEGTERENVEGRGEAGTDEGKSLSNAQVDLNLTMAGGLPSTHSVMPSMHDHFNDGGMGRDLMIGQPTGSELGGFAASFESRGPSSRKRNLEEGGSTADKPLNRLHPADSIEGTVIDRDGDEVDDGAQDSDIRSNKRPRGFNLFDVNQPSSSGAGPSRNLSFDLDIDVNKFDTYKAEGPSALHNPSASMRASSVIAMDTVHSAEENSTESVEYHPCDVDDVHKPSSAVRSGGMSEALDLNYSNQAPQSSFVQPAAESNAREIGGSSMNGGEEVLNAETAPAFARDQLSLGVSGGSVGMGASHEAEIHGVDVSEHKTDSVVGDVEPAPELTENMGNTGESAPGPGMMDEFVPEDVGREEPQGDSQDVASRLVGRADSGSKICGSTKADSVESGEKMSHGIGHESNLQHSLSRNARVYSGIDLSKDEVTQIAKLPANDDYDPGDDLAANGGNDYEAGLPEFDPISHHNNYCPWVNGHVAAACCINTGSSTSTGLSGWQLTVDALETIQSLAQAQNQIMPSDSAASLYKDDHVAPSRKLLKRASHSKC; the protein is encoded by the exons ATGCGCGAGGAGGtgcggagctcgtcggcggcgccgcccgacccgccgccgcgctcggcctcgccgcccgccacccCCGTCGCCAG TTCGGCTGGTGCATCATCACCACCTGCACAAACAAATGCAGCTAGCATAGATTGGTTAGGTGGTGAGCCAATATCCAAAGTGGAATCATCATCCCAGATTGCTCCACATGCTCCTCGGCCTTCTCTTAGTACTAATGCTGCTGGAGCTGCCGTGGATTTCTCTCAACCATCTTGTAGACCATGGGAACGAGGAGACTTGCTTCGGCGACTGGCCACATTCAAGTCTTCAACATGGGCTTCTAAGCCAAAG GCTGCTAGTTCACTGGCTTGTGCTCGAAGAGGCTGGGTGAACATTGAAATGGACAAAATTGCATGCGAGTCATGTGGAGCACATCTTATATTTACGGCATTGACATCTTGGTCCCCAGCTGAAG TTGCTAATGCTGGGGAAGCCTTTGCGGAACAACTTGATGCATCGCACCTGGGTGATTGTCCCTGGAGAGGAAATAGCTGTGCTGATAGCCTAGTCCAATTCCACCTTACCCCATCAGCTCTTGTTGGTGGTTTCAAAGATCGCTGTGATGGACTTTTGCAGTTTATATCTCTTCCTGTTATTGCCAAATCTGCAATAGAGAGTATGAAGCTCACAAGGAGTCCTCAGATTGACCGTGTCTTATCCCAAGCAATCACTATTTTATCTGGAGAGCTGGGTTACAAAACAGACAGCACAACAGGAATTGATATCAATCATCAAGATGAGTCCTGTAGCTACTCTCAA GCACAGAAACTTATAAGCCTTTGTGGATGGGAACCTAGATGGCTTCCAAATGTACAGGACTGGGAAGAAAATTCAACCCGTTCTGCCAAACATACAGCCTCAGCTGATCCAGATCAGATCCATTCCCGTTTACCCGAGCATAAGCAAAATTCGTACTCTGCATCAGTTAAGAAAGATAAGGGCAAAGGAAAAATTCATGTAAAAGACTCTGGATGCAGCATGAGGTCACCTTTGCTTGATTGCAGCTTATGTGGAGCAACAGTGAGAATATGGGATTTCAGATCGGTGCCTCGTCCTTCTCATCTTAGTATCAATAATATTGACGCACCTGATATGCGGAAGGGGGTGCTGACACGTGGAATTAGTGCTACAAGTGGCATCAATGGATGGGTTGCTGAAGGAACAGAAAGAGAGAATGTTGAAGGACGTGGTGAGGCAGGTACCGATGAGGGAAAATCACTGTCAAATGCTCAGGTTGACCTAAATCTTACAATGGCAGGTGGTTTGCCATCTACGCATTCTGTGATGCCCTCTATGCATGATCATTTCAATGATGGAGGGATGGGAAGAGATCTGATGATTGGGCAGCCTACTGGAAGTGAGCTAGGTGGCTTTGCAGCCTCATTTGAGTCTAGGGGTCCTAGTTCAAGAAAGCGCAATCTGGAGGAAGGTGGGAGCACAGCTGATAAGCCGCTAAATAGGCTTCATCCTGCTGACAGCATAGAAGGAACTGTTATTGACCGTGACGGTGATGAAGTTGATGATGGCGCACAAGATTCAGATATTCGGAGCAACAAAAGGCCTCGTGGTTTCAATCTCTTCGATGTGAATCAACCATCTTCTTCTGGAGCTGGTCCCAGCAGAAATTTAAGTTTTGACCTGGATATAGATGTCAATAAATTTGATACATATAAAGCTGAAGGTCCATCTGCCCTTCATAACCCCTCTGCGTCGATGAGGGCATCTTCTGTTATTGCGATGGACACAGTCCACAGTGCAGAGGAAAATTCAACAGAGAGTGTTGAATACCATCCATGTGATGTTGATGACGTTCACAAGCCGTCTAGTGCTGTCAGGAGTGGTGGAATGAGTGAGGCATTGGATCTTAACTATAGCAACCAAGCACCGCAAAGCAGTTTTGTACAGCCTGCTGCTGAAAGTAATGCAAGGGAGATAGGAGGTAGTAGTATGAATGGAGGGGAGGAAGTCCTCAATGCAGAAACTGCTCCTGCTTTTGCTAGGGACCAACTAAGCCTGGGAGTTAGTGGAGGGAGTGTTGGTATGGGTGCTAGTCATGAAGCCGAAATTCATGGAGTTGATGTTTCTGAGCATAAAACTGATAGTGTTGTTGGAGATGTGGAACCAGCTCCCGAGCTTACTGAAAATATGGGCAATACTGGTGAGTCAGCCCCTGGACCTGGAATGATGGATGAGTTTGTCCCTGAAGATGTTGGCCGAGAAGAACCTCAGGGTGATAGCCAAGATGTGGCATCTCGGTTAGTGGGTAGAGCTGACAGTGGCTCAAAGATTTGTGGTTCAACTAAAGCTGATTCTGTTGAGAGTGGAGAGAAGATGAGCCATGGCATAGGTCATGAGAGTAACCTACAGCATTCCCTTTCTCGCAATGCTAGAGTTTATTCTGGCATTGATCTGTCTAAAGATGAGGTGACACAGATTGCTAAATTGCCAGCAAATGACGACTATGATCCAGGAGATGATCTTG CAGCAAACGGGGGAAATGACTATGAAGCAGGTCTTCCAGAATTTGACCCAATTAGTCATCACAACAATTATTGCCCATGGGTAAATGGACATGTTGCTGCGGCTTGCTGTATCAATACTGGTTCCAGCACTAGTACCGGACTTTCCGGCTGGCAGCTTACAGTAGATGCACTGGAAACTATCCAGTCTCTTGCTCAAGCCCAAAATCAAATTATGCCGTCTGACTCTGCGGCATCACTGTATAAG GATGACCATGTGGCGCCTAGCCGCAAGCTGTTGAAAAGGGCTAGCCACAGCAAATGTTAA
- the LOC124629405 gene encoding uncharacterized isoform X2, whose translation MREEVRSSSAAPPDPPPRSASPPATPVASSAGASSPPAQTNAASIDWLGGEPISKVESSSQIAPHAPRPSLSTNAAGAAVDFSQPSCRPWERGDLLRRLATFKSSTWASKPKAASSLACARRGWVNIEMDKIACESCGAHLIFTALTSWSPAEVANAGEAFAEQLDASHLGDCPWRGNSCADSLVQFHLTPSALVGGFKDRCDGLLQFISLPVIAKSAIESMKLTRSPQIDRVLSQAITILSGELGYKTDSTTGIDINHQDESCSYSQAQKLISLCGWEPRWLPNVQDWEENSTRSAKHTASADPDQIHSRLPEHKQNSYSASVKKDKGKGKIHVKDSGCSMRSPLLDCSLCGATVRIWDFRSVPRPSHLSINNIDAPDMRKGVLTRGISATSGINGWVAEGTERENVEGRGEAGTDEGKSLSNAQVDLNLTMAGGLPSTHSVMPSMHDHFNDGGMGRDLMIGQPTGSELGGFAASFESRGPSSRKRNLEEGGSTADKPLNRLHPADSIEGTVIDRDGDEVDDGAQDSDIRSNKRPRGFNLFDVNQPSSSGAGPSRNLSFDLDIDVNKFDTYKAEGPSALHNPSASMRASSVIAMDTVHSAEENSTESVEYHPCDVDDVHKPSSAVRSGGMSEALDLNYSNQAPQSSFVQPAAESNAREIGGSSMNGGEEVLNAETAPAFARDQLSLGVSGGSVGMGASHEAEIHGVDVSEHKTDSVVGDVEPAPELTENMGNTGESAPGPGMMDEFVPEDVGREEPQGDSQDVASRLVGRADSGSKICGSTKADSVESGEKMSHGIGHESNLQHSLSRNARVYSGIDLSKDEVTQIAKLPANDDYDPGDDLANGGNDYEAGLPEFDPISHHNNYCPWVNGHVAAACCINTGSSTSTGLSGWQLTVDALETIQSLAQAQNQIMPSDSAASLYKDDHVAPSRKLLKRASHSKC comes from the exons ATGCGCGAGGAGGtgcggagctcgtcggcggcgccgcccgacccgccgccgcgctcggcctcgccgcccgccacccCCGTCGCCAG TTCGGCTGGTGCATCATCACCACCTGCACAAACAAATGCAGCTAGCATAGATTGGTTAGGTGGTGAGCCAATATCCAAAGTGGAATCATCATCCCAGATTGCTCCACATGCTCCTCGGCCTTCTCTTAGTACTAATGCTGCTGGAGCTGCCGTGGATTTCTCTCAACCATCTTGTAGACCATGGGAACGAGGAGACTTGCTTCGGCGACTGGCCACATTCAAGTCTTCAACATGGGCTTCTAAGCCAAAG GCTGCTAGTTCACTGGCTTGTGCTCGAAGAGGCTGGGTGAACATTGAAATGGACAAAATTGCATGCGAGTCATGTGGAGCACATCTTATATTTACGGCATTGACATCTTGGTCCCCAGCTGAAG TTGCTAATGCTGGGGAAGCCTTTGCGGAACAACTTGATGCATCGCACCTGGGTGATTGTCCCTGGAGAGGAAATAGCTGTGCTGATAGCCTAGTCCAATTCCACCTTACCCCATCAGCTCTTGTTGGTGGTTTCAAAGATCGCTGTGATGGACTTTTGCAGTTTATATCTCTTCCTGTTATTGCCAAATCTGCAATAGAGAGTATGAAGCTCACAAGGAGTCCTCAGATTGACCGTGTCTTATCCCAAGCAATCACTATTTTATCTGGAGAGCTGGGTTACAAAACAGACAGCACAACAGGAATTGATATCAATCATCAAGATGAGTCCTGTAGCTACTCTCAA GCACAGAAACTTATAAGCCTTTGTGGATGGGAACCTAGATGGCTTCCAAATGTACAGGACTGGGAAGAAAATTCAACCCGTTCTGCCAAACATACAGCCTCAGCTGATCCAGATCAGATCCATTCCCGTTTACCCGAGCATAAGCAAAATTCGTACTCTGCATCAGTTAAGAAAGATAAGGGCAAAGGAAAAATTCATGTAAAAGACTCTGGATGCAGCATGAGGTCACCTTTGCTTGATTGCAGCTTATGTGGAGCAACAGTGAGAATATGGGATTTCAGATCGGTGCCTCGTCCTTCTCATCTTAGTATCAATAATATTGACGCACCTGATATGCGGAAGGGGGTGCTGACACGTGGAATTAGTGCTACAAGTGGCATCAATGGATGGGTTGCTGAAGGAACAGAAAGAGAGAATGTTGAAGGACGTGGTGAGGCAGGTACCGATGAGGGAAAATCACTGTCAAATGCTCAGGTTGACCTAAATCTTACAATGGCAGGTGGTTTGCCATCTACGCATTCTGTGATGCCCTCTATGCATGATCATTTCAATGATGGAGGGATGGGAAGAGATCTGATGATTGGGCAGCCTACTGGAAGTGAGCTAGGTGGCTTTGCAGCCTCATTTGAGTCTAGGGGTCCTAGTTCAAGAAAGCGCAATCTGGAGGAAGGTGGGAGCACAGCTGATAAGCCGCTAAATAGGCTTCATCCTGCTGACAGCATAGAAGGAACTGTTATTGACCGTGACGGTGATGAAGTTGATGATGGCGCACAAGATTCAGATATTCGGAGCAACAAAAGGCCTCGTGGTTTCAATCTCTTCGATGTGAATCAACCATCTTCTTCTGGAGCTGGTCCCAGCAGAAATTTAAGTTTTGACCTGGATATAGATGTCAATAAATTTGATACATATAAAGCTGAAGGTCCATCTGCCCTTCATAACCCCTCTGCGTCGATGAGGGCATCTTCTGTTATTGCGATGGACACAGTCCACAGTGCAGAGGAAAATTCAACAGAGAGTGTTGAATACCATCCATGTGATGTTGATGACGTTCACAAGCCGTCTAGTGCTGTCAGGAGTGGTGGAATGAGTGAGGCATTGGATCTTAACTATAGCAACCAAGCACCGCAAAGCAGTTTTGTACAGCCTGCTGCTGAAAGTAATGCAAGGGAGATAGGAGGTAGTAGTATGAATGGAGGGGAGGAAGTCCTCAATGCAGAAACTGCTCCTGCTTTTGCTAGGGACCAACTAAGCCTGGGAGTTAGTGGAGGGAGTGTTGGTATGGGTGCTAGTCATGAAGCCGAAATTCATGGAGTTGATGTTTCTGAGCATAAAACTGATAGTGTTGTTGGAGATGTGGAACCAGCTCCCGAGCTTACTGAAAATATGGGCAATACTGGTGAGTCAGCCCCTGGACCTGGAATGATGGATGAGTTTGTCCCTGAAGATGTTGGCCGAGAAGAACCTCAGGGTGATAGCCAAGATGTGGCATCTCGGTTAGTGGGTAGAGCTGACAGTGGCTCAAAGATTTGTGGTTCAACTAAAGCTGATTCTGTTGAGAGTGGAGAGAAGATGAGCCATGGCATAGGTCATGAGAGTAACCTACAGCATTCCCTTTCTCGCAATGCTAGAGTTTATTCTGGCATTGATCTGTCTAAAGATGAGGTGACACAGATTGCTAAATTGCCAGCAAATGACGACTATGATCCAGGAGATGATCTTG CAAACGGGGGAAATGACTATGAAGCAGGTCTTCCAGAATTTGACCCAATTAGTCATCACAACAATTATTGCCCATGGGTAAATGGACATGTTGCTGCGGCTTGCTGTATCAATACTGGTTCCAGCACTAGTACCGGACTTTCCGGCTGGCAGCTTACAGTAGATGCACTGGAAACTATCCAGTCTCTTGCTCAAGCCCAAAATCAAATTATGCCGTCTGACTCTGCGGCATCACTGTATAAG GATGACCATGTGGCGCCTAGCCGCAAGCTGTTGAAAAGGGCTAGCCACAGCAAATGTTAA
- the LOC4342410 gene encoding cBL-interacting protein kinase 23 isoform X1 has protein sequence MSVSGGRTRVGRYELGRTLGEGTFAKVKFARNADSGENVAIKILDKDKVLKHKMIAQIKREISTMKLIRHPNVIRMHEVMASKTKIYIVMELVTGGELFDKIASRGRLKEDDARKYFQQLINAVDYCHSRGVYHRDLKPENLLLDASGTLKVSDFGLSALSQQVREDGLLHTTCGTPNYVAPEVINNKGYDGAKADLWSCGVILFVLMAGYLPFEDSNLMSLYKKIFKADFSCPSWFSTSAKKLIKKILDPNPSTRITIAELINNEWFKKGYQPPRFETADVNLDDINSIFNESGDQTQLVVERREERPSVMNAFELISTSQGLNLGTLFEKQSQGSVKRETRFASRLPANEILSKIEAAAGPMGFNVQKRNYKLKLQGENPGRKGQLAIATEVFEVTPSLYMVELRKSNGDTLEFHKFYHNISNGLKDVMWKPESSIIAGDEIQHRRSP, from the exons atgagcgtGTCGGGCGGGAGGACGCGGGTGGGGAGGTACGAGCTCGGGAGGACGCTCGGCGAGGGCACCTTCGCCAAGGTCAAGTTCGCCCGCAACGCGGACTCCGGCGAGAATGTCGCCATCAAGATCCTCGACAAGGACAAGGTCCTCAAGCACAAGATGATCGCCCAG ATAAAGCGCGAGATCTCCACCATGAAGCTCATCAGGCACCCCAACGTCATCCGGATGCATGAG GTGATGGCCAGCAAGACCAAAATATACATAGTGATGGAGCTTGTCACCGGTGGTGAACTTTTCGACAAGATT GCTTCGCGTGGGAGGCTGAAAGAGGATGATGCAAGGAAGTATTTTCAGCAGCTGATCAACGCTGTCGATTACTGTCATAGCAGAGGAGTCTATCACCGGGATCTCAAG CCCGAAAATCTTCTGCTTGATGCTAGTGGCACTCTCAAAGTATCAGATTTTGGGCTGAGTGCACTGTCTCAACAAGTCAGA GAGGATGGTCTGTTGCACACTACCTGTGGAACTCCTAATTATGTTGCTCCCGAG gttatcaacaacaaaggaTATGATGGAGCCAAGGCTGATCTGTGGTCATGTGGAGTGATTCTCTTTGTCCTCATGGCAGGCTACCTTCCATTTGAAGACTCAAACCTCATGTCACTTTACAAGAAG atcttcaaagcagaCTTCAGTTGCCCGTCTTGGTTCTCTACAAGTGCGAAGAAGCTCATCAAGAAAATACTAGATCCTAATCCTAGCACC AGGATTACCATCGCAGAGCTTATCAACAATGAGTGGTTCAAGAAGGGATATCAGCCTCCAAGGTTTGAGACAGCAGATGTTAACCTGGATGATATCAACTCTATTTTTAATGAATCTGGG GACCAAACACAGCTTGTTGTCGAGAGGCGAGAAGAGAGGCCATCAGTGATGAATGCTTTTGAGTTGATCTCTACATCTCAGGGTCTCAATCTTGGCACACTCTTTGAAAAGCAATCG CAGGGTTCTGTGAAGCGAGAAACAAGATTTGCATCAAGGCTGCCTGCAAACGAGATATTGTCGAAAATTGAAGCAGCTGCTGGACCCATGGGCTTTAATGTACAGAAGCGCAACTACAAG CTGAAGTTGCAAGGAGAGAATCCAGGAAGGAAAGGTCAGCTTGCAATTGCAACAGAG GTTTTTGAAGTCACGCCCTCGCTGTACATGGTTGAGCTCCGCAAATCTAACGGCGACACTCTTGAATTCCATAAG TTCTACCACAACATCTCCAATGGCCTGAAAGATGTGATGTGGAAGCCGGAGAGTAGCATAATCGCAGGCGATGAGATCCAGCATCGGAGGTCACCGTGA
- the LOC4342410 gene encoding cBL-interacting protein kinase 23, producing the protein MSVSGGRTRVGRYELGRTLGEGTFAKVKFARNADSGENVAIKILDKDKVLKHKMIAQIKREISTMKLIRHPNVIRMHEVMASKTKIYIVMELVTGGELFDKIASRGRLKEDDARKYFQQLINAVDYCHSRGVYHRDLKPENLLLDASGTLKVSDFGLSALSQQVREDGLLHTTCGTPNYVAPEVINNKGYDGAKADLWSCGVILFVLMAGYLPFEDSNLMSLYKKIFKADFSCPSWFSTSAKKLIKKILDPNPSTRITIAELINNEWFKKGYQPPRFETADVNLDDINSIFNESGDQTQLVVERREERPSVMNAFELISTSQGLNLGTLFEKQSGSVKRETRFASRLPANEILSKIEAAAGPMGFNVQKRNYKLKLQGENPGRKGQLAIATEVFEVTPSLYMVELRKSNGDTLEFHKFYHNISNGLKDVMWKPESSIIAGDEIQHRRSP; encoded by the exons atgagcgtGTCGGGCGGGAGGACGCGGGTGGGGAGGTACGAGCTCGGGAGGACGCTCGGCGAGGGCACCTTCGCCAAGGTCAAGTTCGCCCGCAACGCGGACTCCGGCGAGAATGTCGCCATCAAGATCCTCGACAAGGACAAGGTCCTCAAGCACAAGATGATCGCCCAG ATAAAGCGCGAGATCTCCACCATGAAGCTCATCAGGCACCCCAACGTCATCCGGATGCATGAG GTGATGGCCAGCAAGACCAAAATATACATAGTGATGGAGCTTGTCACCGGTGGTGAACTTTTCGACAAGATT GCTTCGCGTGGGAGGCTGAAAGAGGATGATGCAAGGAAGTATTTTCAGCAGCTGATCAACGCTGTCGATTACTGTCATAGCAGAGGAGTCTATCACCGGGATCTCAAG CCCGAAAATCTTCTGCTTGATGCTAGTGGCACTCTCAAAGTATCAGATTTTGGGCTGAGTGCACTGTCTCAACAAGTCAGA GAGGATGGTCTGTTGCACACTACCTGTGGAACTCCTAATTATGTTGCTCCCGAG gttatcaacaacaaaggaTATGATGGAGCCAAGGCTGATCTGTGGTCATGTGGAGTGATTCTCTTTGTCCTCATGGCAGGCTACCTTCCATTTGAAGACTCAAACCTCATGTCACTTTACAAGAAG atcttcaaagcagaCTTCAGTTGCCCGTCTTGGTTCTCTACAAGTGCGAAGAAGCTCATCAAGAAAATACTAGATCCTAATCCTAGCACC AGGATTACCATCGCAGAGCTTATCAACAATGAGTGGTTCAAGAAGGGATATCAGCCTCCAAGGTTTGAGACAGCAGATGTTAACCTGGATGATATCAACTCTATTTTTAATGAATCTGGG GACCAAACACAGCTTGTTGTCGAGAGGCGAGAAGAGAGGCCATCAGTGATGAATGCTTTTGAGTTGATCTCTACATCTCAGGGTCTCAATCTTGGCACACTCTTTGAAAAGCAATCG GGTTCTGTGAAGCGAGAAACAAGATTTGCATCAAGGCTGCCTGCAAACGAGATATTGTCGAAAATTGAAGCAGCTGCTGGACCCATGGGCTTTAATGTACAGAAGCGCAACTACAAG CTGAAGTTGCAAGGAGAGAATCCAGGAAGGAAAGGTCAGCTTGCAATTGCAACAGAG GTTTTTGAAGTCACGCCCTCGCTGTACATGGTTGAGCTCCGCAAATCTAACGGCGACACTCTTGAATTCCATAAG TTCTACCACAACATCTCCAATGGCCTGAAAGATGTGATGTGGAAGCCGGAGAGTAGCATAATCGCAGGCGATGAGATCCAGCATCGGAGGTCACCGTGA
- the LOC107278423 gene encoding glutaredoxin-C9 — MSERVFAELATIHYQKSLPCRHSFDPPRTTPILHLYIIHLLLPPLIAIVCLCYIAIVPFEEEEERMRMQVVETAAVEEEEAAAAMMSVYERVARMASGNAVVVFSASGCCMCHVVKRLLLGLGVGPAVYELDQLAAAADIQAALSQLLPPGQPPVPVVFVGGRLLGGVEKVMACHINGTLVPLLKQAGALWL, encoded by the coding sequence ATGTCAGAGCGTGTGTTCGCCGAGCTCGCGACCATCCACTACCAAAAAAGCCTTCCATGTCGCCACTCCTTTGACCCCCCTCGCACCACACCAATTCTCCATCTATATATCAtccaccttcttcttcctcctctcattGCCATTGTGTGTTTGTGTTACATTGCAATCGTGCCAtttgaagaagaggaggagaggatgaggatgcaggtggtggagacggcggcggtggaggaggaggaggcggcggcggcgatgatgtCGGTGTACGAGAGGGTGGCGAGGATGGCGAGCGGGAACGCGGTGGTGGTGTTCAGCGCGAGCGGGTGCTGCATGTGCCACGTCGTCAagcgcctcctcctcggcctcggcgTCGGCCCCGCCGTCTACGAGCTCgaccagctcgccgccgccgccgacatccaGGCCGCGCTGTCGCAGCTCCTCCCGCCGGGCCAGCCGCCGGTGCCCGTCGTGTTCGTCGGCGGCAGGCTCCTCGGCGGCGTCGAGAAGGTGATGGCGTGCCACATCAATGGCACCCTCGTCCCCCTCCTCAAGCAGGCCGGCGCCCTCTGGCtctga